One stretch of Oncorhynchus keta strain PuntledgeMale-10-30-2019 unplaced genomic scaffold, Oket_V2 Un_contig_16781_pilon_pilon, whole genome shotgun sequence DNA includes these proteins:
- the LOC127919479 gene encoding Golgi apparatus membrane protein TVP23 homolog B-like isoform X1: MQMIKNSQEADAPLFGDDDDDTPTRQKKSEIKHPLATFFHLFFRTSAILVYLLCEILSSSFIVCMVTIILLLSCDFWTVKNVSGRLMVGLRWWNQVDEDGQSHWVFESRPATSRKVPTNSESQIFWLGLVVCPVLWVIFVFSTLFSFKFKWLAVVIMGVALQWANLYGYVRCKVGGKTNLRSMATNYLGSQFFKQAMAKQGP; this comes from the exons ATGCAGATGATCAAG AATTCACAGGAGGCAGATGCTCCACTCTTTGGTGACGACGATGATGATACCCCCACCAGACAGAAGAAATCAGAAATCAA GCATCCCCTGGCCACGTTCTTCCATCTCTTCTTCCGCACCAGTGCCATCTTAGTCTACCTACTGTGTGAAATCCTGAGCAGTAGTTTCATCGTCTGTATGGTCACCATCATCCTCCTCCTTTCATGTGACTTCTGGACAGTCAAG AATGTGTCTGGCAGGTTGATGGTGGGCCTCCGGTGGTGGAACCAGGTGGATGAGGATGGACAGAGCCACTGGGTGTTTGAGTCCAGACCA GCAACCAGTAGAAAAGTTCCAACCAACTCTGAATCACAGATCTTCTGGCTGGGTCTGGTTGTGTGTCCAGTCCTCTGGGTCATCtttgtgttcagtactctcttcTCCTTCAAGTTTAAGTGGCTG GCAGTGGTGATCATGGGTGTGGCATTGCAGTGGGCCAACCTGTATGGATATGTGCGATGCAAAGTAGGCGGGAAGACCAACTTGAGGAGCATGGCAACCAACTACCTTGGCAGCCAGTTCTTCAAACAG gCAATGGCCAAACAGGGACCCTAG
- the LOC127919479 gene encoding Golgi apparatus membrane protein TVP23 homolog B-like isoform X2 has translation MMRLNSQEADAPLFGDDDDDTPTRQKKSEIKHPLATFFHLFFRTSAILVYLLCEILSSSFIVCMVTIILLLSCDFWTVKNVSGRLMVGLRWWNQVDEDGQSHWVFESRPATSRKVPTNSESQIFWLGLVVCPVLWVIFVFSTLFSFKFKWLAVVIMGVALQWANLYGYVRCKVGGKTNLRSMATNYLGSQFFKQAMAKQGP, from the exons ATGATGAGACTG AATTCACAGGAGGCAGATGCTCCACTCTTTGGTGACGACGATGATGATACCCCCACCAGACAGAAGAAATCAGAAATCAA GCATCCCCTGGCCACGTTCTTCCATCTCTTCTTCCGCACCAGTGCCATCTTAGTCTACCTACTGTGTGAAATCCTGAGCAGTAGTTTCATCGTCTGTATGGTCACCATCATCCTCCTCCTTTCATGTGACTTCTGGACAGTCAAG AATGTGTCTGGCAGGTTGATGGTGGGCCTCCGGTGGTGGAACCAGGTGGATGAGGATGGACAGAGCCACTGGGTGTTTGAGTCCAGACCA GCAACCAGTAGAAAAGTTCCAACCAACTCTGAATCACAGATCTTCTGGCTGGGTCTGGTTGTGTGTCCAGTCCTCTGGGTCATCtttgtgttcagtactctcttcTCCTTCAAGTTTAAGTGGCTG GCAGTGGTGATCATGGGTGTGGCATTGCAGTGGGCCAACCTGTATGGATATGTGCGATGCAAAGTAGGCGGGAAGACCAACTTGAGGAGCATGGCAACCAACTACCTTGGCAGCCAGTTCTTCAAACAG gCAATGGCCAAACAGGGACCCTAG
- the LOC127919478 gene encoding LOW QUALITY PROTEIN: protein amnionless-like (The sequence of the model RefSeq protein was modified relative to this genomic sequence to represent the inferred CDS: inserted 1 base in 1 codon), producing MPKTPAVFLLLGLCLFGAADALYKQWIPDTNYENKTNWDKGSVPCGNDIVQFSAQRKVSVYAETVHSVQEIRLPVDGEFILPSGXGFTVSNGGDPGCGAGITAQFKDAESLQWFDPALWQAAESSDDLEKGRFLFSVHEESVPCQYDNVLFRAGSSFRVDTTSNQPSVPVQSVSVLGKKFSSSSEFTHYLGSHSGRLQFHGTSSPSVGASGCSDASGCDCGNSANHNRICGTVTCAPMSCKKPLYPIGHCCDVCSAIVTIQYSSGFNLESYRNRLQHLFLGLPSYQSIQLGMSKVLKSQYFLGVIPRAAAAEIQIVLLDGGSGAVAEALARDILKDVQAQGSNLGITGAEFQASSGATSGDGAGDNAGVVVGAVFGVLIVVVGLPLLAVLFRRGVIKTPTMPTISIPSLSSLRRSQEEIGDFTDHGFENPIFDKPTMMPEVPGIYGTEAANSISLTSSGVHFVNPAYDENETSIDFSA from the exons ATGCCAAAAACACCAGCCGTGTTTCTTCTCCTCGGTCTTTGTCTGTTCGGGGCAGCTGACGCCCTTTACAAGCAGTGGATACCCGACACTAACTATGAAAACAAGACCAACTGGGACAAAGGGTCCGTGCCCTGCGGTAACGACATAGTGCAGTTCTCGGCTCAGAGGAAAGTGTCTGTGTATGCGGAGACGGTCCACTCTGTCCAGGAGATCCGGCTACCGGTGGACGGAGAGTTCATCCTTCCCTCGG GCGGCTTCACGGTCAGTAATGGAGGGGACCCCGGTTGCGGGGCCGGCATCACCGCCCAGTTCAAAGATGCAGAGTCTCTGCAGTGGTTCGACCCGGCGCTGTGGCAGGCGGCAGAGTCTTCAGACGACCTGGAGAAAGGTCGCTTCCTGTTCTCGGTACACGAGGAGAGCGTACCCTGCCAGTATGACAACGTGTTGTTCCGCGCTGGCTCCTCGTTCCGCGTGGACACTACCTCCAACCAGCCCAGCGTCCCTGTCCAGAGTGTGTCCGTTCTGGGGAAGAAGTTCAGCAGCAGCTCGGAGTTCACCCATTATCTGGGCTCACACTCTGGCCGGCTGCAGTTCCACGGAACCTCATCCCCCAGCGTCGGGGCTTCTGGCTGCAGTGATGCCTCTGGCTGTGACTGTGGGAACTCTGCGAATCACAACAGGATCTGCGGCACTGTGACATGCGCTCCTATGAGCTGTAAGAAGCCACTGTACCCCATAGGACACTGCTGCGACGTGTGCAGCGCCATCGTCACCATCCAGTATTCCTCAGGCTTCAACCTTGAGTCTTATCGGAATCGACTGCAGCACCTCTTCCTTGGTCTGCCCTCGTACCAGTCCATTCAGCTAGGCATGTCCAAGGTGCTCAAATCTCAGTATTTCCTCGGGGTGATCCCACGTGCGGCTGCAGCTGAGATCCAGATCGTGCTCCTGGATGGGGGGTCTGGTGCGGTGGCAGAGGCCCTGGCTCGGGACATATTGAAGGACGTCCAAGCCCAAGGCTCAAACCTGGGCATAACCGGGGCTGAGTTCCAGGCCTCTTCTGGGGCCACCAGTGGTGACGGGGCAGGGGACAACGCAGGTGTTGTGGTGGGAGCCGTGTTCGGCGTCCTGATAGTAGTCGTTGGTCTTCCCCTCCTGGCTGTCCTCTTCCGCAGAGGCGTCATAAAAACACCCACCATGCCCACCATCTCCATCCCTTCTCTGAGCAGCTTAAGGAGAAGCCAGGAGGAGATAGGGGACTTCACGGACCACGGCTTTGAAAACCCCATCTTCGACAAGCCCACCATGATGCCCGAAGTACCAGGTATCTATGGGACTGAAGCAGCCAACTCTATCTCCCTGACGTCGTCAGGTGTACATTTTGTTAATCCTGCGTATGATGAAAACGAGACCTCAATCGATTTCTCTGCCTGA